One genomic segment of Methanothermobacter wolfeii includes these proteins:
- a CDS encoding rhodanese-like domain-containing protein produces the protein MDLKPKKMNRSFTSFRYGTAVVDGDTFKVGSLELEVLETPGHTYESISVAVRYPDVSDDAIMVFTGDVLFAGETGRVDFFGPERIEETAGLLYDSIHEKILTLGDHVLLLPAHGAGSVCGAEIRDQDVTTIGYEKLTNPYLSMSRGEFIEHKRSERLYTPPYFRRMEENNLKGAPVDNPYLEALSVPEFRELMDDGAQVVDVRNPAGFAGGHVPGSINIWQDGFAAFAGYFLNYEDPLVIVGEGHGLDPVRRSMIRIGYDNMAGYLAGGFQSWYMAGNEVSKLDALGVHELAERLDEFSLLDVRKITDRERFHIEGSEHIWVGDLPGNIDSVPEGNLLIYCDSGYKSTIAASLLQGHGVDAATLLGGITAWVRAGYPVVEG, from the coding sequence ATGGACCTGAAACCGAAGAAAATGAACAGATCCTTCACAAGCTTCAGGTACGGTACGGCTGTGGTGGATGGTGACACCTTTAAAGTCGGGTCCCTGGAACTGGAGGTCCTTGAAACTCCAGGCCATACATATGAGAGCATCTCAGTGGCTGTAAGGTACCCTGATGTCAGCGATGATGCCATAATGGTGTTTACGGGGGATGTGCTCTTCGCCGGTGAAACCGGGCGTGTTGACTTCTTTGGCCCTGAAAGGATAGAGGAAACTGCGGGGCTCCTCTATGACAGTATACATGAAAAGATTCTCACCCTGGGTGACCATGTCCTTCTCCTGCCTGCCCACGGGGCGGGATCTGTGTGCGGTGCCGAGATAAGGGACCAGGACGTTACAACCATCGGCTATGAGAAGCTCACAAACCCCTACCTCTCAATGAGCCGTGGGGAGTTCATTGAACACAAGAGATCAGAGAGGCTCTACACTCCCCCATACTTCAGGAGGATGGAGGAGAACAACCTGAAGGGGGCCCCGGTTGATAACCCGTACCTTGAGGCCCTCAGCGTCCCTGAATTCAGGGAACTTATGGATGATGGTGCCCAGGTGGTTGATGTCCGCAACCCCGCTGGATTTGCAGGCGGACACGTGCCCGGGAGCATTAACATCTGGCAGGATGGGTTCGCTGCCTTCGCCGGTTACTTCCTCAACTATGAGGACCCCCTGGTCATCGTGGGTGAGGGCCATGGCCTGGACCCTGTGAGGAGGTCCATGATAAGGATCGGGTATGATAACATGGCCGGCTACCTTGCAGGTGGATTCCAGTCATGGTACATGGCTGGTAACGAGGTCAGTAAGCTGGATGCCCTTGGGGTCCATGAGCTCGCTGAGAGGCTTGATGAATTCAGTTTACTGGATGTCAGGAAGATAACTGACCGTGAAAGGTTCCATATTGAGGGCTCGGAGCACATCTGGGTCGGGGATCTCCCCGGGAACATTGACAGTGTGCCTGAGGGGAACCTTCTCATCTACTGTGACTCTGGCTACAAGTCAACCATCGCTGCAAGCCTACTGCAGGGACACGGGGTGGATGCGGCCACGCTCCTGGGGGGTATAACCGCCTGGGTGAGGGCGGGTTACCCTGTGGTGGAGGGTTAG
- a CDS encoding MBL fold metallo-hydrolase: protein MILETVKSGGISHNSYFLGSGGEAAVIDPRRDVDVYLDLAEGHGMNIRYIFETHRNEDYTIGSVELARYVDAEILHGSALDFRYGTAVVDGPETEENEQILHKLQVRYGCGGW from the coding sequence ATGATACTTGAAACCGTAAAGTCCGGGGGAATTTCACATAACTCCTACTTCCTTGGTTCCGGTGGTGAAGCTGCGGTCATAGACCCCAGGAGGGATGTTGACGTCTACCTTGACCTTGCAGAGGGGCACGGCATGAACATAAGGTACATCTTCGAGACCCACCGGAACGAGGACTACACCATCGGGTCCGTGGAGCTTGCACGCTACGTGGATGCGGAGATACTCCATGGCTCTGCACTGGACTTCAGGTACGGTACGGCTGTGGTGGATGGACCTGAAACCGAAGAAAATGAACAGATCCTTCACAAGCTTCAGGTACGGTACGGCTGTGGTGGATGGTGA